In Staphylococcus saccharolyticus, one genomic interval encodes:
- the yqeK gene encoding bis(5'-nucleosyl)-tetraphosphatase (symmetrical) YqeK, with product MEISKAKKLIKDKLPEKRYQHSLRVAETAVKLAEIYDGDKKKSELAGILHDYCKYDDLSTMYQIVRQYDLESDLLSYGGEILHGPVCAALMKHDYHVNDEEVLLAIKYHTTGRQQMTKTEKLIFIADYIEPGRKTPGVEEIRDMAYNQGSLDKTIYEISKRTVLFLISKDITVYGATITCLNYYNYSDERIKDD from the coding sequence ATGGAGATAAGTAAAGCTAAAAAACTTATAAAAGATAAGCTACCAGAAAAACGTTATCAACACTCTCTTCGAGTTGCGGAAACTGCTGTAAAATTAGCAGAAATTTATGATGGCGACAAGAAAAAATCTGAACTAGCTGGTATCCTTCACGACTATTGTAAATATGATGATTTGAGTACAATGTATCAAATTGTTAGACAATATGATTTAGAAAGCGACTTACTAAGTTATGGTGGCGAAATTCTCCATGGTCCAGTCTGTGCTGCCTTGATGAAACATGATTATCATGTCAATGATGAAGAGGTTTTACTCGCCATTAAATACCACACTACTGGGCGACAACAAATGACTAAAACCGAAAAGCTTATTTTTATTGCAGATTATATTGAACCAGGGCGAAAAACCCCTGGAGTTGAAGAAATTCGAGATATGGCATACAATCAAGGTAGCTTAGATAAAACAATTTATGAGATTTCTAAGCGTACAGTTTTATTTTTGATTAGTAAAGACATTACAGTATATGGAGCGACAATTACTTGTTTGAATTATTATAATTATAGTGACGAAAGAATAAAGGATGATTAA
- the rsfS gene encoding ribosome silencing factor: MSSEELLNIAVEATENKKAEDIISLNMNGISDMTDYFVVCHGNNERQVQSVARAVKEAAHENNINVKRMEGYHEARWILIDLANVVVHVFHKDERSYYNIEKLYQDAPIEAYGQVAY; this comes from the coding sequence ATGAGTTCAGAAGAATTATTAAATATTGCTGTCGAAGCGACAGAGAATAAAAAAGCAGAAGATATAATTTCTCTAAACATGAATGGTATTAGTGATATGACTGACTATTTTGTAGTATGTCACGGCAATAACGAACGTCAAGTACAATCAGTTGCTAGAGCAGTTAAAGAAGCTGCACATGAAAACAATATTAATGTTAAACGAATGGAAGGTTATCACGAAGCTAGATGGATTTTAATTGATTTAGCTAATGTAGTGGTACACGTATTCCATAAAGATGAACGTAGTTATTATAACATCGAGAAATTATATCAAGATGCACCTATAGAAGCATATGGTCAGGTTGCATACTAA
- a CDS encoding helix-hairpin-helix domain-containing protein, which yields MSSVDRVIDAVNEAKPTKEADLSQINLSERLIDQKIIYIPRKGETIVSSPQSSNKTSSTSNQNQQINLNNATEADLKKYPVLDPQKLRKYSTIENKSGGFNSIEDLKKIKGFEEKTYEKLKDQFII from the coding sequence ATGTCATCTGTTGATAGAGTTATTGATGCTGTAAATGAGGCTAAACCTACAAAAGAAGCTGACTTATCTCAAATAAATCTCTCAGAGAGATTAATCGATCAAAAAATTATTTATATTCCTAGAAAGGGGGAGACTATTGTCTCTTCACCTCAATCATCAAATAAAACTTCCTCAACCTCAAATCAAAATCAGCAAATTAATTTAAATAATGCTACAGAAGCTGATTTAAAAAAATACCCGGTATTGGATCCACAAAAGCTAAGGAAATACTCAACTATAGAGAACAAAAGTGGGGGATTTAATAGCATTGAAGACTTAAAAAAAATTAAAGGTTTTGAAGAAAAAACTTATGAAAAGCTTAAAGATCAATTTATAATTTAA
- a CDS encoding ComE operon protein 2: MERIKWEEYFMAQSHLLALRSTCKRLSVGATIVKDNRIIAGGYNGSVAGEVHCIDEGCLIEDGHCIRTIHAEMNALLQCAKQGVSTEGATIYVTHFPCLNCTKSIIQAGIKTIYYAQDYHNHDYAIRLLKQSGIEYKKIPFSPKYVSQYLTEG; this comes from the coding sequence ATGGAAAGAATTAAATGGGAAGAGTATTTTATGGCGCAAAGTCATTTACTCGCACTTAGATCAACTTGTAAACGGCTTTCTGTAGGAGCCACAATTGTAAAAGATAATAGAATTATTGCTGGAGGATACAATGGTTCAGTGGCTGGTGAGGTACATTGCATAGACGAAGGATGTTTGATTGAGGATGGTCACTGTATTAGAACTATTCATGCTGAAATGAATGCTTTACTTCAATGTGCTAAGCAGGGTGTTTCTACAGAAGGAGCCACTATTTATGTGACACACTTTCCATGCTTAAACTGTACTAAATCAATCATTCAAGCTGGAATTAAAACAATTTATTACGCTCAAGATTATCATAATCATGATTACGCTATTAGATTATTAAAACAATCTGGGATTGAATATAAAAAGATACCATTTTCTCCTAAATATGTGTCACAATATCTTACAGAAGGATAA
- a CDS encoding ComEC/Rec2 family competence protein encodes MYTGFVPSALRAIAMAILLILLPKTYKNSSLDILSFIFIMMVIINPKFIYNIGFQFSFLISTFLLLAQLHLKNLTLSKTIINYYLFISI; translated from the coding sequence ATATATACAGGCTTTGTTCCAAGCGCATTAAGAGCTATTGCTATGGCCATTCTCCTCATACTACTACCGAAAACTTATAAAAATTCTTCTCTCGATATTTTATCCTTTATCTTTATAATGATGGTCATTATAAATCCAAAGTTCATTTATAATATTGGTTTTCAGTTTTCATTTTTAATTAGTACGTTCCTTTTATTAGCACAACTCCACTTAAAAAATCTTACGCTTTCTAAAACTATCATAAACTATTACTTGTTTATCTCAATTTAG
- a CDS encoding ComEC/Rec2 family competence protein, producing MSAYHFNQFQWIGFLSNIFFVPYYSFILFPSVIFFFIFCHFKHHNYLLNKIMDSLFQYHDWFITKFLYFNHYKWFIPNLNEYSLLFLIVTCIFLLLIMAYKVLKIALPVFLIILLLLNSHTMQNLLYLMLIKVIVFYLRPIIIKIL from the coding sequence ATAAGTGCTTATCACTTTAATCAATTCCAATGGATAGGTTTTTTATCTAATATCTTTTTTGTTCCTTATTATAGTTTTATACTTTTCCCTTCAGTTATTTTTTTCTTTATTTTCTGTCATTTCAAACATCATAATTATTTGTTAAATAAAATTATGGATTCTCTCTTTCAATACCATGATTGGTTCATAACAAAATTTTTGTATTTTAATCATTACAAATGGTTTATTCCTAATCTAAATGAATATTCACTACTATTTTTAATCGTTACTTGTATTTTTTTACTACTTATTATGGCGTATAAAGTCTTAAAAATAGCCCTACCAGTTTTTTTAATAATTTTACTTCTTTTAAACAGCCACACAATGCAGAACTTACTTTATTTGATGTTGATCAAGGTGATAGTATTTTATTTAAGACCAATCATAATAAAAATATTATGA